A region of Elusimicrobiota bacterium DNA encodes the following proteins:
- the hflX gene encoding GTPase HflX: protein MERTAAVGIRLKGTDDRASEASLEELKRLLETAGGAAEFTVVQERARRDPATLIGAGKAEEIAELVRTQGLVAVVFDEELSPSQQKNLQEIIPAKIIDRTRLILDIFSQRARSREGKLQVELAQMNYLLPRVTERFGRFEQQTGGIGTRGPGERKLEISQRRIRERIVRLKREMDGVRAQRSLQRDNRRKTTLPLVAIVGYTNAGKSTLLNALHTSRALDVLSDDKLFATLDPTTRRVKLPGGRLALFVDTVGFIQRLPHHLVAAFHATLEEARDADFLVHVLDASNPAWLEQRRVVEDVLTTLEADQLPRLDLFNKADALTAPQRQRARRDGHTLVSAKTGDGLDAFLHLIEEKLEAGLEEHSFVLPHDRRDLLPSLYGTGRVLSEKPVSAGTRFRVKLDPKSWGYIEKELRRVR from the coding sequence ATGGAACGCACCGCCGCGGTGGGGATTCGATTGAAAGGCACGGACGACAGAGCCTCGGAGGCCTCCCTGGAGGAACTCAAACGCTTGTTGGAAACGGCCGGCGGCGCGGCGGAGTTTACCGTCGTGCAGGAGCGAGCCCGGCGGGATCCGGCCACGTTGATCGGCGCGGGCAAGGCGGAGGAGATCGCGGAGTTGGTCCGGACCCAAGGACTCGTGGCGGTGGTCTTCGACGAAGAACTTTCGCCCAGCCAGCAGAAAAATCTTCAGGAGATCATCCCGGCCAAGATCATTGATCGCACGCGGCTCATTTTGGACATTTTCTCCCAGCGGGCGCGTTCCCGGGAGGGCAAACTTCAGGTCGAGTTGGCGCAGATGAATTATCTTCTGCCGCGGGTGACGGAACGGTTTGGACGATTTGAACAGCAGACCGGCGGGATTGGGACCCGCGGTCCCGGCGAACGGAAACTGGAAATTTCGCAACGGCGCATTCGGGAGCGGATCGTGCGGCTGAAGCGCGAAATGGACGGCGTTCGCGCCCAGCGGTCCCTCCAACGGGACAATCGGCGGAAGACCACGCTCCCTCTGGTGGCCATCGTGGGGTACACGAACGCGGGCAAGTCCACTCTCTTAAACGCCCTCCACACCAGCCGCGCCCTGGATGTTCTCTCGGACGACAAATTGTTCGCCACCCTCGATCCCACCACCCGGCGGGTCAAGCTTCCGGGCGGGCGGCTGGCGTTGTTCGTGGACACCGTGGGGTTCATCCAGCGTTTGCCCCACCATCTCGTGGCGGCTTTCCACGCGACGTTGGAAGAGGCGCGGGATGCGGACTTCCTTGTCCATGTGCTGGACGCCTCCAACCCAGCGTGGCTGGAACAACGGCGGGTGGTCGAGGACGTTCTCACCACCTTAGAGGCGGATCAATTGCCCCGCTTGGACCTTTTCAATAAAGCCGACGCGCTCACGGCGCCGCAACGCCAGCGGGCTCGGAGGGATGGGCACACCCTGGTCTCCGCGAAAACGGGCGACGGTTTGGACGCCTTTCTCCACCTCATTGAAGAGAAGCTGGAGGCGGGGCTCGAAGAACACTCGTTCGTTCTCCCTCACGATCGACGGGATCTCCTGCCGTCGCTGTACGGAACCGGGCGCGTCCTTTCGGAGAAGCCGGTGTCCGCCGGGACGCGCTTCCGGGTCAAACTGGACCCAAAAAGCTGGGGTTACATTGAAAAGGAGTTGCGCCGTGTCCGTTAA
- the miaA gene encoding tRNA (adenosine(37)-N6)-dimethylallyltransferase MiaA, producing the protein MTTSDRRPGELPVLILAGPTGSGKTDVALSLARRRSAEIISADSRQVYQGLRAGTAKPEGAWVPTPQGRRYVVQGVPHHLLDHVPPTDPYTAGDFVREASTVLDDLQERGVPAIIVGGTGMYLRSLVRGLAPLPTGDPRLRQELSDRARREGRAALHGELSRVDPAAALAIPANNLQRVVRALEVYRLTGRRLSDLQREGTRAAPWDFVWCGLRWEPAAAQNRLEQRCRSMAEGILAETKDLLAQGVPLSAPAFQSLGYREALAHGAGQISREEFEREFFKQTRLYAKRQWTWFRGEKELRWLDVRSPFHPEEAADGLQGQWV; encoded by the coding sequence ATGACGACGTCGGATCGGCGCCCGGGGGAGCTTCCGGTCTTGATCCTCGCGGGCCCGACAGGGTCCGGGAAGACCGACGTGGCTCTCTCCCTCGCGCGGCGCCGCTCGGCGGAAATCATTTCGGCGGATTCCCGCCAGGTGTACCAGGGCCTTCGCGCCGGGACGGCGAAACCGGAAGGGGCGTGGGTCCCAACCCCCCAGGGGCGGCGTTACGTCGTCCAGGGCGTTCCGCATCACCTCCTGGACCATGTCCCGCCCACGGACCCTTACACGGCGGGCGACTTCGTTCGGGAAGCGTCGACGGTCTTGGACGATCTCCAAGAGCGCGGGGTCCCCGCGATCATCGTCGGCGGGACGGGGATGTATCTGCGATCCCTAGTTCGGGGACTCGCGCCTCTCCCCACGGGAGACCCGCGCCTCCGACAGGAACTCTCCGACCGCGCCCGCCGGGAAGGCCGCGCGGCCCTCCACGGGGAACTCTCCCGGGTGGACCCGGCCGCCGCGCTGGCCATCCCCGCCAACAATCTTCAGCGGGTGGTCCGCGCTCTGGAGGTCTATCGTCTGACGGGGCGGCGCCTATCGGACCTTCAAAGGGAAGGGACCCGCGCCGCTCCCTGGGATTTCGTTTGGTGCGGACTTCGTTGGGAACCCGCCGCCGCCCAGAATCGTTTGGAGCAACGGTGCCGGTCCATGGCGGAGGGGATTTTAGCGGAGACGAAAGACCTGTTGGCCCAGGGGGTCCCGCTCTCGGCTCCCGCTTTCCAGTCCCTGGGTTACCGCGAGGCCTTGGCCCATGGCGCCGGACAGATTTCCAGAGAAGAATTCGAGCGGGAGTTTTTCAAACAAACGAGACTCTATGCCAAACGTCAATGGACCTGGTTTCGGGGAGAAAAAGAACTCCGGTGGCTCGATGTTCGTTCCCCTTTCCATCCGGAGGAAGCGGCGGACGGGCTTCAGGGACAGTGGGTTTGA
- a CDS encoding DUF393 domain-containing protein, translating into MVLIPSVEAAKPVLIYDGDCGFCRRSVGWVRRRAGGRVEVLRREDAAARFPALSLDLTARSVVLLDSDGVLHQGAEAVFRTRALLGFPFFLNRYRSHRWFAGLSEAGYRVVSWTRPVLSGVLDLLLGPPREGQ; encoded by the coding sequence ATGGTTTTGATTCCGTCGGTGGAGGCGGCCAAACCCGTGCTGATCTACGATGGGGATTGCGGATTTTGCCGCCGATCGGTCGGGTGGGTTCGCCGTCGAGCGGGGGGCCGGGTGGAGGTCCTCCGTCGGGAAGACGCGGCGGCACGGTTCCCCGCCCTTTCCCTTGATTTGACCGCACGATCCGTCGTTCTGCTTGACTCCGACGGGGTCCTTCATCAAGGGGCCGAGGCGGTTTTTCGAACCCGGGCGCTCCTGGGGTTTCCCTTCTTTTTAAACCGATATCGTTCCCACCGCTGGTTCGCGGGGCTAAGCGAGGCCGGTTACCGGGTGGTGTCCTGGACGCGGCCCGTCCTCTCGGGGGTCTTGGATCTCCTTCTCGGTCCCCCTCGGGAGGGTCAATGA
- a CDS encoding ABC transporter permease translates to MPFKTLWAFFRRDALIHTSYKVGFFVDLAGVFFTAATYYFVSRFFGASASPFLKDYGGDYFAFVLIGVAFAAYQNVGLNSFSQSLRQEQFLNTLEPLLMTPVNTPRFLVGSSLWDFLYATIRVALYLILGAIFFGFRMSQARVGPALAVLVLTLFAFMGLGVFSASFIMRFKRGNPVTWFMEATSNLLGGVFFPIVALPLGLRKAALFIPMTHALEGLRKSLLMGAGWKDVSPQLAALALFIAVLWPLGVFVFSRSLRRARADGTLGHY, encoded by the coding sequence ATGCCGTTTAAAACCCTGTGGGCTTTTTTTCGGCGGGACGCGCTCATCCATACGTCCTACAAAGTGGGTTTTTTCGTGGACCTGGCGGGGGTTTTTTTTACGGCGGCCACCTACTACTTCGTGTCGCGTTTCTTCGGGGCCTCGGCCTCTCCCTTCCTCAAGGACTACGGAGGGGATTATTTCGCCTTCGTCTTGATCGGCGTCGCCTTTGCGGCTTACCAAAACGTGGGGCTCAATTCTTTTTCCCAGTCCCTCCGCCAGGAACAATTCCTTAACACCCTGGAACCCCTTCTGATGACGCCCGTGAACACGCCCCGTTTTCTTGTGGGGTCCTCCCTGTGGGACTTTCTGTACGCCACGATCCGCGTGGCTCTTTACCTTATTCTCGGGGCGATCTTTTTCGGGTTCCGGATGAGCCAGGCCCGCGTCGGACCCGCCCTCGCCGTGTTGGTCCTGACGCTCTTCGCGTTCATGGGGCTCGGCGTCTTTTCGGCCTCGTTTATTATGCGCTTCAAGCGGGGGAACCCGGTCACCTGGTTCATGGAAGCCACGAGCAACCTCCTGGGCGGCGTATTCTTTCCGATCGTCGCCCTTCCCCTGGGCCTGCGAAAGGCGGCGCTTTTTATCCCCATGACCCACGCGCTGGAGGGGCTGAGAAAGAGCCTTCTCATGGGCGCCGGTTGGAAGGACGTCTCGCCCCAACTCGCGGCGCTCGCTCTGTTCATCGCGGTCCTGTGGCCGTTGGGGGTTTTTGTTTTCAGCCGGTCTCTCCGTCGGGCTAGGGCCGACGGGACGTTGGGGCATTACTAG
- a CDS encoding ABC transporter ATP-binding protein, whose protein sequence is MTDLQISGVSKSFPSSRGVRDVLRDIRFEVPAGGLLCLLGPNGSGKTTLLKIISTLLIPEKGAVLAGGFDVHRDPERAKRMIGFASTEDQSFYGRLSGRMNLWFYGQMYGLSERAFENRLADLSSLLDLSGGLDRPFRELSSGQKQRFLLARADLHDPSLLILDEPHQNLDPRFSSRLRDVIREEWVKNRKKTVVVSTHHLEDAQKISDRWVVLGDGRVRFSGSLSEARAKEPHLDLEKFFHSLTETPDAV, encoded by the coding sequence ATGACCGACCTCCAAATCTCCGGTGTTTCAAAATCTTTTCCGTCCTCCCGCGGGGTTCGGGACGTTCTTCGGGACATCCGTTTTGAGGTCCCGGCGGGCGGGCTCCTTTGCCTGCTCGGTCCGAACGGATCGGGAAAAACGACCCTCCTTAAAATCATCTCCACTCTGTTGATCCCGGAAAAGGGCGCCGTCTTGGCCGGCGGGTTCGACGTCCACCGGGATCCGGAACGCGCCAAGCGGATGATCGGTTTTGCCTCCACCGAAGACCAGTCCTTTTACGGCCGGCTGTCGGGCCGCATGAACCTGTGGTTTTACGGGCAAATGTACGGCCTTTCGGAGCGGGCCTTCGAGAATCGCCTCGCCGACCTTTCGTCTCTCCTGGACCTTTCCGGGGGGCTGGACCGGCCTTTTCGAGAACTCTCCAGCGGACAAAAACAGCGGTTCTTGCTGGCTCGGGCCGACCTCCACGATCCCTCCCTCCTGATCTTGGACGAGCCCCACCAAAACCTCGACCCGCGCTTTTCCTCCCGGCTTCGGGACGTGATCCGGGAGGAGTGGGTGAAGAATCGTAAGAAGACGGTGGTCGTTTCCACGCACCACCTGGAGGACGCCCAAAAGATTTCCGACCGTTGGGTCGTTTTGGGGGACGGCCGGGTTCGTTTTTCGGGGTCCCTCTCTGAGGCCCGAGCCAAGGAGCCTCACTTGGACCTGGAGAAATTCTTTCATAGCCTGACGGAAACGCCCGATGCCGTTTAA